In Lycium ferocissimum isolate CSIRO_LF1 chromosome 11, AGI_CSIRO_Lferr_CH_V1, whole genome shotgun sequence, a single genomic region encodes these proteins:
- the LOC132038010 gene encoding lysM domain-containing protein ARB_03442-like produces the protein MPRASYKSAIFFIFVLLFILSISMAESRTVSSGIGTNSALICSKIYGANIGDTCFSVMQQFSMTAEAFTTFNPNLNCDKMFVGEWICLDGSSI, from the exons ATGCCAAGAGCAAGCTACAAATCTgcaatatttttcatctttgttcTGCTTTTCATTCTCTCCATTAGCATGGCAGAAAGTAGAACTGTTTCAT CTGGAATTGGGACGAATTCTGCTTTGATATGCAGTAAGATTTATGGTGCAAATATTGGAGACACATGCTTCAGTGTTATGCAACAATTTAGTATGACCGCGGAGGCCTTTACTACTTTCAATCCAAATCTCAATTGTGACAAAATGTTCGTGGGTGAATGGATATGCCTTGATGGTTCCTCCATCTAG